From Pelosinus fermentans DSM 17108, the proteins below share one genomic window:
- a CDS encoding 2-hydroxyacid dehydrogenase, with the protein MKNTVILNAAKLDFDNKLDFSSLSNLTTVTKYDASSNDEILERVQGQHIVITKELPVGRDLISQFPSSVELICEAGTGFNNIDIAAAKEKNIAVCNVPSYSTEAVAQLVITFILNQSSSLIRQQVMLQEKNFDNFTKHLQVPHFELQGKTLGVIGAGAIGKEVIKIALTLGMNILVYSRTPKPWGEAKVQFVSLAELLTQSDFVSIHCPLTSETKHLINKDKLKQMKPTAFIINSSRGPIINEVDLIEALQQGIIAGAALDVQDPEPPELNNPLFFMDNVILTPHIGWRRLESRQRLIGLMAENIESFLQGKPLNVVNGVL; encoded by the coding sequence ATGAAGAACACAGTAATTCTCAATGCGGCGAAATTAGATTTTGATAACAAGCTGGACTTTTCTTCATTGTCCAATCTCACCACTGTGACTAAGTATGATGCAAGCAGCAATGACGAAATCCTGGAACGGGTTCAGGGGCAGCATATTGTTATCACGAAAGAACTGCCTGTAGGAAGAGATTTAATTTCTCAATTCCCATCTTCAGTAGAGCTAATTTGTGAAGCTGGCACAGGTTTCAACAATATTGATATTGCGGCAGCCAAAGAGAAAAATATTGCAGTCTGCAATGTTCCAAGCTACAGTACAGAGGCTGTAGCCCAGTTGGTGATTACCTTCATCTTGAATCAAAGTTCCTCATTAATTCGGCAGCAAGTAATGCTTCAAGAAAAGAATTTTGATAATTTTACAAAGCATTTACAAGTTCCGCATTTTGAATTACAAGGTAAAACTCTTGGTGTAATTGGTGCAGGGGCCATAGGAAAAGAAGTGATCAAGATTGCTCTAACCCTAGGCATGAACATTTTGGTATACAGCCGTACTCCTAAACCTTGGGGGGAGGCGAAGGTGCAATTTGTTTCTCTTGCAGAACTTCTTACCCAAAGTGATTTTGTAAGTATTCATTGTCCTCTTACATCAGAAACAAAACATCTTATTAATAAAGATAAACTAAAGCAAATGAAGCCAACGGCTTTTATTATAAATTCTTCGAGAGGGCCTATTATAAATGAGGTCGATTTAATTGAAGCTTTGCAGCAAGGGATCATTGCAGGTGCGGCACTTGATGTACAGGACCCAGAGCCGCCGGAACTAAACAATCCTTTATTTTTTATGGATAATGTAATCTTAACGCCCCACATTGGCTGGAGGCGTTTGGAATCAAGACAAAGGCTGATTGGGCTTATGGCTGAGAATATTGAATCATTTCTTCAAGGCAAACCATTGAATGTTGTAAACGGTGTGCTGTAA
- a CDS encoding PLP-dependent aminotransferase family protein yields the protein MDLIVFDSQSKEPLYIQLYLYYKTAIEQNRLRENEKLPSIRGLSKSLSVSKITVEKAYQQLMSEGYIKNYNRSRYTVNRLEEIVFNTPAVSMANQYHYNQEIQEEKILYDFSSGEMDKEGFDFSLWKRYISKAFFQKERLVGYGNIKGEEELRKEIAKYIEKSRGVYVHTEQIIIGAGVQSLLSMLCSMLKLEYSSIAFEEPGFKNGRRIFADHAFTIVPVKMKTDGIDTAELENSGERLVYVSPSHQFPTGYIMPIGKRYQLLNWAEQKNGIIIEDDYDSEFRYFGRPIPALKGLDNRERVVYLGSFSKVIPPSIRVSYMVLPEKFLGIYQKKSSLYNQTASTIEQLALAQFMTDGNLERQIRRLRKLYYEKRKLFLEQIQNILGENAKINGTESGLHVILSLKSELSAQELAARALANGCRVASIQDYYWQLSPEKMPQVLLYFSKIPSNQMKEGIIRLKEAWFSHLKT from the coding sequence ATGGATTTAATCGTATTTGACAGCCAGAGCAAAGAACCACTGTATATACAACTTTATCTATACTATAAAACTGCCATTGAGCAGAATAGGCTGAGGGAAAATGAAAAGCTGCCATCCATTCGAGGTCTTTCCAAAAGTCTTTCTGTCAGCAAAATCACAGTTGAAAAGGCATACCAGCAGTTGATGAGTGAAGGATATATCAAAAATTATAACCGTTCCCGATATACAGTAAATAGACTGGAGGAAATCGTTTTTAATACCCCTGCTGTTAGTATGGCAAATCAATATCATTATAACCAAGAGATACAAGAAGAAAAAATTCTCTATGATTTTTCAAGTGGAGAAATGGATAAGGAGGGATTTGATTTTTCCTTATGGAAGCGATACATTAGTAAAGCTTTTTTTCAAAAAGAGCGTCTTGTTGGATATGGCAATATTAAAGGGGAAGAAGAGCTGCGTAAAGAAATTGCAAAGTATATTGAAAAATCAAGAGGCGTATACGTTCATACGGAACAAATTATAATCGGTGCTGGCGTGCAAAGCCTTTTGAGCATGCTTTGCAGTATGCTTAAACTGGAATATAGCAGCATTGCTTTTGAAGAACCCGGCTTTAAAAATGGAAGACGTATTTTTGCAGATCATGCCTTTACGATTGTACCAGTGAAAATGAAGACAGATGGCATTGATACGGCAGAGCTTGAAAACAGTGGCGAAAGGCTTGTTTATGTAAGTCCTTCTCATCAATTCCCCACCGGATATATTATGCCCATCGGTAAAAGGTATCAGCTGCTCAATTGGGCAGAACAAAAAAATGGTATTATTATCGAGGATGATTATGACAGTGAATTTCGTTATTTTGGTCGTCCGATACCAGCGCTTAAGGGCCTTGATAATAGAGAACGGGTAGTATATCTGGGATCGTTTTCAAAGGTAATTCCACCCTCCATCCGTGTTAGTTATATGGTGCTGCCAGAGAAATTTTTAGGGATATATCAAAAGAAGTCTTCCTTATATAATCAGACAGCATCTACCATTGAACAGCTTGCCCTTGCCCAGTTTATGACAGATGGTAACTTGGAAAGGCAGATACGCCGTTTGCGTAAGCTATATTATGAAAAAAGAAAACTATTTTTAGAACAAATCCAAAATATTCTTGGTGAGAATGCCAAGATAAATGGCACGGAATCGGGTCTTCATGTGATCTTGAGTTTGAAATCCGAATTATCAGCTCAGGAATTAGCTGCAAGGGCTCTCGCAAATGGTTGTCGCGTAGCCTCAATTCAGGATTATTATTGGCAGCTATCACCAGAGAAGATGCCTCAAGTATTGCTATATTTTTCTAAGATACCTTCAAATCAGATGAAAGAGGGAATTATAAGATTAAAAGAAGCATGGTTTAGTCATCTAAAAACTTAA
- a CDS encoding pyridoxamine kinase: MKQKLARVVAIHDMSGYGKCSLTVAIPVISAAGIEVCPLPTALLSTNTLFPGFKFFDFTPQMNEFINHWKEIGFKTDCAYSGFLGSAEQIQIVKNFMLDFKCSLKIVDPVMGDNGIIIKTYTPEMCSTMRELASIADIVTPNLTEAYILTGRDYIDGEIDSDTSRKLCAEIIEMGAKNIVLTGVVRGNFLYNCAMSEDHSYFEAAVDLLPYHMHGTGDLFTSVLTAGVVNGYTLKESVESAAHFVRDAMIVSNDIEDAFDRGVAFEPIVYKLRSGLYNKDLA, encoded by the coding sequence ATGAAACAAAAACTTGCAAGAGTCGTGGCAATTCACGATATGTCCGGCTATGGTAAGTGTTCACTTACGGTAGCAATCCCAGTTATTTCAGCAGCTGGCATCGAGGTTTGCCCTCTGCCTACGGCCCTGTTATCTACCAATACTCTTTTTCCAGGATTTAAATTCTTTGACTTTACTCCGCAAATGAATGAGTTTATTAATCATTGGAAAGAAATTGGTTTTAAGACCGATTGCGCTTATAGCGGATTCTTGGGATCAGCAGAGCAAATTCAAATCGTCAAAAATTTCATGCTGGATTTTAAATGCTCCTTAAAAATAGTTGATCCTGTCATGGGCGATAACGGTATAATCATTAAAACCTATACACCCGAAATGTGCAGTACCATGCGAGAGCTTGCCAGTATTGCGGATATCGTTACACCAAACCTTACAGAAGCTTATATTCTTACAGGCAGAGATTATATTGATGGTGAAATAGATAGCGACACCTCTCGCAAGCTCTGTGCTGAAATCATTGAAATGGGTGCTAAAAACATCGTATTAACTGGTGTGGTTAGAGGAAATTTCTTATATAACTGCGCAATGAGCGAAGATCACTCCTACTTTGAAGCAGCCGTTGATCTGCTTCCTTACCATATGCATGGTACAGGTGACCTTTTCACCAGTGTACTTACAGCAGGCGTAGTAAATGGCTATACATTAAAAGAAAGTGTAGAAAGTGCAGCTCACTTTGTGCGCGATGCGATGATCGTCAGCAACGATATTGAAGATGCCTTTGATCGCGGCGTTGCCTTTGAACCCATTGTCTACAAATTACGCAGCGGTCTCTATAATAAAGATTTGGCTTAA
- a CDS encoding MFS transporter, whose protein sequence is MGWRRNLWVLSIAVMLSGSSYTMVTPFLPLYLLDIGVSQSDVNVWSGIIFSISFLVSAIMAPYWGRHADKNGKRRMIMRAGFSLAVVYFLGAFVRNPVDLLLVRILQGFANGFVPASMAIIASSVPKEKMGFSLGVMQTTLLMGGILGPLMGGSLSHFFGMRLSFVIAAGIIFVGTVGVGILVKEPVNNERPSEGSMFDDLKIAFHNRKLVEMLLLLFGAQMISMTLQPLITLYVAELQGNMEGVALTAGIIYSMAGIAGAISAPMWGKLGQKKGFIQILVIAFIGAGIFNMGQFFIVNIYQFSVLQFFFGLFIVGVYPAINTIAVNSTDKAFQGRIFGLTTTANHLGSMVGPLVGGMISSWLGIGPVFLFTGSVLIMIGLLVFFKIPRATGVISKEMK, encoded by the coding sequence TTGGGTTGGCGTAGAAATCTTTGGGTGTTATCCATTGCAGTAATGTTATCAGGTTCAAGTTATACTATGGTCACTCCATTTTTGCCATTATATCTTTTGGATATAGGCGTAAGTCAGAGTGATGTAAATGTGTGGTCAGGCATTATCTTTTCCATCTCTTTTTTGGTTTCGGCCATAATGGCACCTTATTGGGGGCGGCACGCGGATAAAAACGGTAAACGACGTATGATTATGCGAGCTGGATTTAGCCTGGCAGTTGTATATTTTTTGGGCGCATTTGTTAGAAATCCTGTGGATTTATTGTTAGTCAGAATTCTGCAGGGCTTTGCTAATGGGTTTGTGCCGGCATCTATGGCGATTATTGCTTCATCTGTGCCAAAAGAAAAAATGGGCTTTAGTTTAGGTGTTATGCAGACAACACTTCTAATGGGTGGAATTTTAGGTCCGTTAATGGGCGGCAGCTTATCACATTTCTTCGGTATGCGTTTATCTTTTGTGATTGCTGCAGGGATTATATTTGTGGGAACCGTTGGCGTAGGCATATTGGTAAAAGAGCCGGTCAACAATGAACGGCCTAGTGAAGGCAGTATGTTTGATGATTTGAAGATTGCATTCCATAATCGAAAGTTAGTGGAAATGCTGCTGCTGCTTTTTGGTGCACAAATGATTAGTATGACATTGCAGCCTTTGATTACGTTGTATGTTGCCGAGCTCCAGGGAAATATGGAGGGGGTTGCGTTAACGGCAGGGATTATATATAGTATGGCCGGTATCGCCGGTGCGATATCGGCACCGATGTGGGGCAAGCTGGGGCAGAAAAAAGGTTTTATTCAGATTTTAGTGATTGCCTTTATCGGTGCAGGGATCTTTAATATGGGACAATTTTTTATAGTCAATATTTATCAGTTTAGTGTACTTCAATTCTTTTTTGGTCTATTTATCGTTGGCGTATATCCTGCTATCAATACAATTGCTGTAAATTCGACAGATAAAGCTTTTCAGGGGCGGATCTTTGGTCTTACAACTACCGCAAACCATCTGGGTTCGATGGTAGGTCCCCTTGTTGGCGGCATGATCAGTTCTTGGCTGGGAATTGGACCTGTATTTCTTTTCACCGGAAGCGTATTGATCATGATTGGATTACTTGTCTTCTTTAAAATTCCAAGGGCCACTGGGGTGATTAGTAAGGAAATGAAATAA
- a CDS encoding GntP family permease gives MDLFLIVVSLVLLMYFAYRGYSIILIAPLFAILASVGEFRSMPVYSEIFMTKAAEYFKTYFPIFLLGAVFAKIMEEGELASSIAAFISRSLGKERAILAVLLGCGVLTYGGLSVFVVVFVMYPFAALLFREADIPKRLIPATLWMGIFTYAMASIPGTPQIQNIIPTTFFGTSTWASPVIGIVSAVIYFALAWFWVTYRFRSLASKGEGYGNHAKNEPDPLGEKEMPHWALSVLPLAAVVLVNLYMSNPFGWSWAYSWDPEMLEPFKNLQLSLLSSSVQKIYAIWSLDIALFVGIILALAIGWKPIRQKGRMVHVFNAGALSSLSAILNTASGYAFGSVIAKLSGFLIVKHALTDLHIGSGPLLSQAITTYIMTALTGSASGGMTIALGMLGNEWLVWAQSIGMSPDLLHRMICLASAGIDTVPHNGALVTVISVCGLTHRSSYYDIFILTLMKMLVPLIFIAFYSLFGIG, from the coding sequence GTGGACCTATTTCTTATCGTAGTAAGTTTAGTTTTATTAATGTATTTTGCATATCGAGGTTATTCCATTATCCTCATCGCACCGTTATTTGCCATACTCGCATCAGTTGGGGAATTTCGATCCATGCCTGTTTACAGCGAAATTTTTATGACTAAGGCGGCAGAGTATTTTAAGACTTATTTTCCTATATTCCTGCTGGGAGCGGTTTTTGCTAAAATCATGGAAGAAGGTGAGCTGGCAAGCTCCATTGCAGCATTTATTTCTCGTTCATTAGGAAAAGAAAGAGCGATTTTAGCTGTTTTATTAGGGTGCGGTGTCTTAACCTATGGCGGCCTAAGTGTCTTTGTCGTCGTCTTTGTTATGTACCCTTTTGCAGCTTTATTATTTCGGGAAGCTGACATTCCAAAGCGCCTTATTCCGGCAACGCTGTGGATGGGGATCTTTACCTATGCCATGGCTTCGATACCAGGAACACCTCAAATTCAAAATATCATTCCTACGACCTTCTTTGGCACTTCAACTTGGGCATCGCCAGTGATTGGTATAGTAAGTGCAGTGATTTATTTTGCCTTAGCCTGGTTTTGGGTAACGTATCGTTTTAGGAGCTTAGCAAGTAAAGGAGAAGGCTATGGTAATCATGCTAAAAATGAGCCAGATCCTCTGGGAGAAAAAGAAATGCCTCATTGGGCACTTTCTGTCTTACCATTAGCAGCAGTTGTTTTAGTAAATTTGTATATGAGTAACCCCTTTGGCTGGAGTTGGGCTTATTCCTGGGATCCTGAAATGCTGGAGCCCTTTAAGAACTTACAATTATCTTTGCTCAGTTCCAGTGTGCAGAAAATATATGCAATCTGGTCTTTGGATATTGCCTTATTTGTGGGTATTATATTAGCTTTAGCCATTGGGTGGAAACCCATTCGTCAAAAAGGCAGAATGGTACATGTTTTTAACGCAGGAGCGTTGTCTTCGTTATCGGCAATCTTAAATACTGCATCAGGTTATGCATTTGGCAGCGTAATTGCGAAATTAAGTGGTTTTTTGATCGTTAAGCATGCATTAACGGATTTGCATATTGGATCGGGTCCACTGCTTTCTCAGGCAATCACGACTTATATTATGACAGCTTTGACAGGTTCCGCCTCTGGCGGTATGACAATTGCATTAGGGATGTTAGGGAATGAATGGCTTGTTTGGGCGCAATCCATCGGCATGTCCCCTGATCTTCTTCATCGAATGATTTGTCTTGCCTCCGCAGGGATTGATACCGTTCCTCATAACGGTGCATTAGTCACTGTTATTAGTGTTTGTGGTTTAACCCACAGGTCATCCTACTATGATATATTTATTTTAACCTTAATGAAGATGCTTGTACCTTTAATCTTTATCGCTTTTTATAGTTTGTTTGGCATAGGATAA
- a CDS encoding exodeoxyribonuclease III, with the protein MKLISWNVNGLRACLSKGFEDFFNTADADIFCIQETKMHPDQAEIGLIGYEKYWNSAVKKGYSGTAVFTRITPLSVTYGLNIEEHDQEGRIITLEFEDFFLVNVYTPNSKRELLRLDYRMRWEDEFRTYLTALDQSKPVIICGDINVAHQEIDIKNPKTNRRNAGFTDEERDKMTALLEAGFTDTFRHIYPDKIDAYTWWSYMMNARARNIGWRIDYFLVSNTLRDAIKEATIYPDVMGSDHCPIGLEIF; encoded by the coding sequence ATGAAATTAATATCATGGAATGTTAATGGTTTAAGAGCATGCCTTTCAAAAGGCTTTGAAGATTTTTTCAACACTGCAGATGCCGATATCTTTTGTATACAAGAAACAAAAATGCATCCCGACCAAGCTGAAATTGGACTTATCGGATATGAAAAATATTGGAACAGCGCTGTAAAAAAGGGATACTCCGGTACTGCCGTTTTTACACGCATAACACCATTATCCGTTACCTATGGTTTGAATATAGAGGAGCATGACCAGGAAGGCCGCATCATAACCTTGGAATTTGAAGATTTTTTTCTGGTAAACGTCTATACTCCTAACTCCAAGCGAGAACTCCTCCGCTTGGACTACCGTATGAGATGGGAGGATGAATTTAGAACCTATCTTACCGCTCTAGATCAGAGTAAACCTGTCATTATTTGCGGCGATATCAATGTTGCTCATCAGGAAATCGACATTAAGAATCCCAAAACCAATCGGCGCAATGCCGGGTTCACCGATGAGGAAAGAGATAAAATGACCGCTTTATTAGAAGCTGGCTTTACCGACACCTTTCGCCATATATATCCTGATAAAATTGATGCCTATACCTGGTGGTCCTATATGATGAATGCCAGAGCCCGTAATATCGGTTGGCGTATTGACTACTTTTTAGTGTCTAACACATTAAGAGACGCTATTAAAGAGGCTACCATTTATCCTGATGTCATGGGCAGTGACCATTGCCCAATTGGATTAGAGATCTTCTAA
- a CDS encoding MFS transporter: MSKLKYSNMPLMILIVNMFISQVGVGLIIPVLPKFVQDFGVNNATLGYLVSAMGFTQFLFSPLAGKWADQYGRKIIIVSGIGLFSVSQYLFGVANELWMLYVSRLIGGIGIAFTTPAITAYVADITTEENRGKSLGWIGAAMSFGVVIGPGIGGFLAEYGLRLPFYVASAASAFSMIAAFLLLPETLSQEKQLVARNSLIKSENIFSQVALSFKAPYFFLLVLIFILTFGLVSVEVVFGMYVDVKYGYTPKDIAILLTVGVLMGVLVQALLIDWLLRRFGEKSVINMSLVLSAASLALMLLPGSFGYILLVTTLHIAFTSILRPAIHTLLSKMAGEEQGFVAGMSNTYTSLGIIIGPSIAGILFDIHINLPYLFGVTLILVSLAIPALALKKEKLAA, translated from the coding sequence ATGAGTAAGTTGAAATATTCTAACATGCCACTTATGATCTTGATTGTGAATATGTTTATTTCTCAAGTGGGGGTTGGGCTGATCATTCCGGTTTTACCTAAATTTGTGCAGGATTTTGGGGTAAATAACGCAACTCTTGGTTATTTGGTGTCGGCTATGGGATTCACCCAATTTTTATTTTCACCTCTTGCAGGTAAGTGGGCGGATCAGTATGGACGCAAAATTATCATTGTTTCTGGAATCGGTTTATTTAGTGTATCACAGTATCTTTTCGGCGTGGCTAACGAGTTGTGGATGCTGTATGTATCCAGACTGATTGGCGGAATTGGTATTGCCTTTACAACTCCGGCAATTACGGCCTATGTGGCAGATATCACCACAGAGGAAAATCGCGGCAAAAGCCTCGGCTGGATAGGAGCAGCCATGTCTTTCGGTGTTGTAATTGGGCCTGGCATTGGAGGTTTTTTGGCTGAATATGGCTTACGCCTTCCCTTTTATGTGGCTTCGGCTGCTTCGGCTTTCTCCATGATTGCAGCTTTTTTGTTGTTACCTGAGACTTTATCCCAAGAAAAACAATTAGTTGCCAGAAATTCCCTGATTAAAAGTGAAAATATCTTCTCACAGGTTGCGTTGTCTTTTAAGGCTCCCTACTTTTTTCTTCTGGTATTGATTTTTATTTTGACATTTGGGTTAGTGAGTGTGGAAGTGGTGTTTGGGATGTATGTGGATGTGAAATATGGATACACACCTAAGGATATAGCGATTCTACTTACGGTAGGTGTGTTAATGGGTGTTCTTGTCCAGGCACTATTGATTGATTGGCTGCTGCGCCGTTTTGGTGAAAAAAGCGTTATCAATATGAGTTTGGTTTTATCAGCGGCATCGTTAGCACTAATGCTGCTTCCAGGGAGCTTTGGGTACATACTTCTTGTAACAACACTTCATATTGCCTTCACTTCCATTTTACGCCCCGCAATTCATACGTTATTGTCCAAGATGGCAGGCGAAGAACAAGGCTTTGTGGCTGGAATGAGTAATACTTACACTAGTTTGGGAATTATCATTGGCCCATCCATTGCAGGAATCTTATTTGATATTCACATTAATTTACCCTATCTATTTGGTGTAACTCTTATATTGGTTAGTTTGGCAATACCTGCTTTGGCATTAAAAAAAGAAAAGCTAGCAGCCTGA